Genomic DNA from Chitinophaga lutea:
CTTCTATAGCGGGTTGCAGTTGGAGGATCAGCCGGCTGTTGTAATAGGCGGTGATCTTTTTGATGGCGTCGATGTGGATGATGAATTGCCGGTTGATGCGGAAAAACACGTGTTTGTCGAGCAGCTTCTCCACCTGGTCGAGCGAATAGTCCAGCGGCATGCGCTGCCCCTGGAAAGTGGTGGCCCAGGTGGCCCCCTTGGCGAACTGGAGGTAGGCGATCTCTTTCGCTTTTACGTAAATCAGCTGGTTGTTGAGGCGGCCGATGAACCGGGTATGATCGCGGCGCATAAAGGCCTCGGCGATCTGCGAGAGGTCGAGGTTGTATTGCGGCGCAGGTTTGAACTGCTCGTATTTTTTCAGCGCCTTGCTGAGGTCTTTGAAGTCGATCGGCTTCATCAGATAGTCGATACTGTTGACTTTGAACGCCTGCAGCGCAAAGCCGTCGTATGCGGTGGTGAAGATGATGGGCGTGTGCACCTCTTTCTGGCTGAACAGTTCAAAGCAGTTGCCGTCAGATAACTGGATGTCCATCAGCATGAGGTCCACCGGCTGCTGCTGTTCCATCCAGGCCAGCCCCTGCGCCACCGATTCGATGATGGCGGCAACGGTGATGCCGGCATCGTATTTCTGGAGCAGCTGGATAAGCCGCTCCGCATTGTGCATCTCGTCTTCAAAAATGACCACTCTCATAATGTGTAAATAACAGGTACTTTAACAATAAAGAAATCTCCTTCGTGCGCCACGTCGATCCCCTTTCCCATCGTCAGCTCGTAACGTTTGCGGATATTCTCCAGCC
This window encodes:
- a CDS encoding LytR/AlgR family response regulator transcription factor; translation: MRVVIFEDEMHNAERLIQLLQKYDAGITVAAIIESVAQGLAWMEQQQPVDLMLMDIQLSDGNCFELFSQKEVHTPIIFTTAYDGFALQAFKVNSIDYLMKPIDFKDLSKALKKYEQFKPAPQYNLDLSQIAEAFMRRDHTRFIGRLNNQLIYVKAKEIAYLQFAKGATWATTFQGQRMPLDYSLDQVEKLLDKHVFFRINRQFIIHIDAIKKITAYYNSRLILQLQPAIEEDVIISRERVTDFKSWLENSHV